In Nostoc sp. CENA543, a single genomic region encodes these proteins:
- a CDS encoding HEAT repeat domain-containing protein, producing MLYDINLDVSFYASVNPNTPDHDRLMAKLIELAEGRSSQRAWVAIHPSLPTQILSRLAADIDSDVRLNVAINPHTPVDILVKLADDKNSKVRFHTAINPNTPSSLSQQLLSNLANDKDSMIRLHVAKFLETPVDVLVQLAQDEHSEVRRAANNNPNR from the coding sequence TTGCTCTATGATATTAATCTTGATGTCAGTTTTTATGCTTCAGTTAATCCAAATACTCCTGATCATGACAGATTAATGGCTAAATTAATCGAGTTAGCTGAAGGTAGGAGTTCACAACGTGCTTGGGTAGCTATCCATCCTAGTCTGCCGACTCAAATTTTGAGCAGATTAGCAGCTGATATAGATAGCGATGTCCGTCTGAATGTTGCCATAAATCCTCATACCCCCGTTGATATATTAGTCAAGTTAGCAGATGACAAGAACAGCAAGGTACGCTTTCACACTGCTATCAACCCAAATACACCCAGTAGCCTATCTCAGCAGTTGTTAAGCAACTTAGCGAATGACAAAGATAGTATGATACGCCTTCACGTTGCCAAGTTCTTGGAAACACCAGTTGATGTGTTAGTCCAGCTAGCACAAGATGAACACAGCGAGGTGCGTCGTGCGGCTAATAACAATCCAAATAGATAA
- a CDS encoding putative hydro-lyase: MLNFASLPSEIRQLCREGKLDTPTPGLALGFVQANLVILPYSLAFEFLLFCQRNTKSCPILDVTEVGDFEPKIIAPGADIRIDLPRYKIFRHGELIEETTDIKALWRDDLVGFLIGCSFSFENAMLNAGISVRHVEENKNVPMYKTNIECVSTQRFSSPLVVSMRPLPANQVVRAVEVTSRYYKAHGSPVHIGNPDAIGIKNLAQPDYGDAVTIRDGEIPVFWACGVTTQTAISYAKPELAITHAPGYMFISDLKDEDLTI; the protein is encoded by the coding sequence ATGCTCAACTTTGCTTCTCTACCATCTGAAATTCGTCAACTTTGCCGAGAAGGTAAGTTAGATACTCCTACTCCTGGATTAGCATTGGGATTTGTGCAAGCAAACTTAGTGATACTACCATATTCTCTAGCATTTGAATTCCTATTATTTTGTCAACGTAATACTAAGTCTTGTCCTATCCTTGATGTGACAGAAGTGGGAGATTTTGAACCTAAAATTATTGCACCTGGTGCAGATATTAGAATAGACTTACCGCGCTACAAAATTTTTCGGCATGGGGAATTGATAGAAGAAACAACTGACATTAAAGCATTGTGGCGAGATGATTTAGTAGGGTTTTTAATTGGTTGTTCTTTTTCTTTTGAAAACGCCATGTTGAATGCTGGGATATCAGTTAGACACGTAGAAGAAAACAAAAATGTCCCAATGTATAAAACCAATATTGAATGTGTTTCCACTCAGAGATTTTCTAGTCCTTTAGTAGTTTCTATGCGTCCCCTACCAGCTAATCAAGTTGTGCGTGCGGTAGAAGTAACAAGTAGATATTACAAAGCACACGGTTCACCAGTACATATTGGTAATCCTGATGCGATAGGAATTAAAAACTTAGCACAGCCAGATTATGGTGATGCGGTGACAATTCGTGATGGTGAAATTCCTGTTTTTTGGGCTTGTGGGGTAACAACTCAAACTGCAATTTCATACGCCAAGCCTGAACTAGCAATTACTCACGCACCTGGATATATGTTTATTAGCGATTTAAAAGATGAGGACTTAACTATTTAA